A segment of the Sphingopyxis sp. OAS728 genome:
GCGAGACACTCGAAAATATCGCCAAGGCGGCGATCGCGCAGTTCGACGATGTCGAGGTCGTGCGCCACTTCTGGCCGATGGTCCGATCGGAATCGCATCTCGACCGCATCATGGCCGAGGTGCAGGCGAGCCCCGGCATGATCCTCTTCACGCTCGTGAACGGCGAGTTGCGCGTCAGCCTCGAACGCCGCGCGACCGCGCTCAATCTGCCCACCGTTGCTGCGCTCGACGCGGTAACCGACGCTTTGTCGCGAATGCTCGGGCAGGAAGCCAAGGCGCGTCCCGGCCGGCAACATGCGCTTGACGCCGCTTATTTCGCGCGCGTCGACGCGATCCAGTTCACCGTCGCGCACGACGACGGCATCGGATGGGAAAATTGGGAACAGGCCGACATCGTCTTGGCGGGCGTGTCGCGCACCTCGAAGACCCCGACAAGTATCTATCTCGCGAACCGCGGCTTCAAGACCGCGAATATCCCGATCGTCCCCGAATCGCCGCCGCCGAACGCGCTGTTCAACCTGAAGCGCCCGATGGTCGTCGGGCTGACGACGGGGCTCGACCGGCTGGTTCAGGTGCGCCGCAACCGCCTGCTGTCGCTGAATCAAGCACCCGAGACGAGCTATGTCGACGACGAGCGGGTGAAGGCCGAACTCGCTTATGCGCGGCGGATGTTCGCCGACAATGGCTGGCCGGTGATCGATGTTACGCGCCGATCGATCGAGGAAACCGCCGCCGCGGTGATCAAGCTCGTCGAGGATCGCAGCCCGGCATGACCTTGCTTCTCGCCTCGCAAAGCAGCGGTCGTGCCGCGATGCTTCGCGCCGCCGGACTGACCTTCGAAACCAGCGCCGCGCACGTCGACGAGGAAGCACTGACCGCCTCATTGCTCGCCGCCGGCCAGACGCCGCGCAACATCGCCGACGCGCTTGCCGAGGCGAAGGCGGTCAAAATCTCGTCGCGCCTTCCCGGTGTCACCGTGATCGGCGCTGACTCTACCCTCGCGCTCGACGACGGCACGATGCTCGCAAAGCCTGAAAGCCCCGAAGACGCTGCTGACCATCTCCGCCGCATGGCAGGTGCGCGCCATCGCCTGTTCAGCGCCGCGGTCGCCGCACGCGACGGCGCACCCGTGTGGCGCGCGATCGGCGAGGCAAAGCTCTGGATGCGCCCCTTGTCGGACGCCTTCATCGCCGACTATGTCGCGCGCGAATGGGACAGCATCCGCTGGACCGTCGGCTGTTACGAAATCGAAGGAGCGGGCGTGCAATTGTTCGAACGGGTCGAGGGCGACCCCTGGACCATCATCGGCATGCCGATGCTTCCCCTGCTCGCGTGGCTGCGCACCACCGGATTGGCGCCGCAATGAGCACGCCATACGCAGAAGTGATCGGCGATCCGATCGCGCAATCGAAATCGCCGCTGATCCATGGCTTCTGGCTCGAAGCGCTCGGGCTCGCCGGCGATTACCGCCGCGCGCATGTGAAGCCCGACGACCTTGCCGCCTATATCGCCGAACGCCGCGGCGATCCCGACTGGCGCGGATGCAACGTCACCATGCCGCACAAGGCGGCGGTGATGGATCTTGTCGAAGATCCCGGCGACATCCGCGGCACGATCGGCGCAATGAACACGGTCGTCCGGCAGCAGGACGGATCGCTGATCGGCACCAATACCGACGCCGCGGGCTTCTACTCGCCGCTCGCCGAACTCGATCTCGAGGGTGCGCCGGTTGCGGTCGTCGGCGCCGGCGGTGCCGCGCGCGCGGTGCTGTTCGCGCTCGCCCGCGCCCATGTCGGCCCTGTCACGATCCTCAACCGCAGCCCGCTGAAGGCGATGGGACTGCTCGCGACCTTCGGGCTCAAGGGCGATGTCGTGGCGCTCGACGCCCAGCTCCCGCCGGTATCGCTGCTCGTCAATTCGAGCAGCCTCGGCATGAAGAGCCAACCGCCGCTCGATCTCGACCTGTCGCCGCTCCCGGGCGATGCGATCGTCTACGACCTCGTCTATTCGCCGCTGCAGACGGGCCTCCTCAAGGCGGCCGAAGCACGCGGGCTCGACACCGTCGACGGGCTCGACATGCTGATCGGCCAGGCCGCGCTGGCTTTCGAACTCTTCTTCGGCAAATCCCCGCCTGAAGGCCGCGACGAGGAGCTGCGCGCGCTGCTGACGGCATGACGCATCACAAGCGCCTTGGTTCGCGGCTCCGCCGCCCCTTCATCCTCGGACTCACCGGATCGATCGGCATGGGGAAATCGACCGCCGCGGCGATGTTTGTCCGCGAAGGCGTCCCCGTGTTCGACGCCGATGCCGAGGTGCACCGGCTGCAGGGCCCCGGCGGCGCGCTCGTCGCGGCGATCGAGGCGCGCTTTCCCGGCACGACCGGCGCGAAGGGGGTCGACCGCAAGAAACTCGGGGCGCTCGTGCTCGGCAACACGCACGAACTCGCCGCGCTCGAGGCGATCGTCCATCCCGCGGTCGGCAAGGCGCAGAAACGTTTTCTCGCGCGCCACCGCGCCCGCGACGTCGTCGTGCTCGATATCCCCTTGCTCTTCGAAAAGGGCGGTTGGCGAAAGGTCGGCGCGATCGCCGTCGTCTCGGCGCCGGCCTGGATGCAGCGCAAGCGGGTGATGCGCCGTCCAGGCATGACCGCAGCGAAATTGAAAGCGATCCGCCGCCTGCAGGTTCCCGATCGCGTCAAGCGGTCGCGCGCTAACTTCATCATCGAAACGGGGCGCCCCAAAAGCGAGACGCACCGCCAGATTCGATTCATCGCCTCTTGTTTCCGCGCCCGATAGGGTCCAGATTAAGGCCTCGATGCGCGAGATTATTTTCGATACCGAAACCACGGGTTTCGATCCCAAGAGCGGGGACAGGCTGGTCGAAATCGGGTGTGTCGAGCTGGTCGACCGCCGCGAGACCGGCGTCACCTTTCACGCCTATTTCAACCCCGAACGCGACATGCCTGCCGCTGCGGAAGCCGTGCATGGGCTGTCGATCCAGTTCCTGTCGGACAAGCCGCTCTTTGCGACTCGCGTCGACGAACTCATCGAATTTCTGGGCGACGCACCGCTCGTCGCGCACAATGCCGCCTTCGACTTCGGTTTCGTCAATGCCGAGCTCGCGCGTGCCGGCCGGCCGGCGCTCGACATGGCGCGCATGTGCTGCACCGTGCAAATGGCGCGCAAGCTGCATCCCGGCGCGAAACACAGCCTCGACGCGCTCTGCACGCGCTACGGAATCGACCGCAGCCACCGCGTCAAGCATGGCGCGCTGCTCGACGCCGAACTGCTCGCGCATCTCTATATCGAAATGACGGGCGGCCGGCAGATCGGCCTTGGGCTTGCAGCATCTGCCGGCGCATCGGAAACGATGGTCGTCTCGGCCCCCGCCGCCCGCGGCCCCGACCGTCCCTTTCGCGAACCCCGTCCCCATATGGCGTCGGCTGCCGAACTCGCGCGCCACGCCGAATTTGTCGCAGGGCTGAACCAGCCGCTGTGGCTCGATACGGTGTGATGACACTCCCTTAAAGTCATCGCGCCGGCCAAGAAGGAGAAGAAAAATGGAAATCCGCGTCTCTGGCCACCAGATCGAAACCGGCGAAGCGCTGCAGTCGCACGTATCGGATCGGATGAACGCGATTGCCGACAAATATTTCTCCCGCGCGATCGGGGCGCACGCGACCTTTGGCAAAGGGCCGCACGACAGCTTCCAATGCGACATCGTCGCGCATGTGATGCAAGGGCTGGTGCTGAAGGGGCACGGCCAGGCGCAGGACGCGCATGTCGCGTTCGAAGGCGCCGCCGAGCGGATCGAAAAACAGCTCAGGCGCTACATGCGGCGATTGAAGGATCGTAACAACGGCCCCGCCGAACCTTCGCCGACGGTCGACGAGATCGAGGATAACGCCAGCTATATCGTTTTCGACGGCGGCGGCGACGATGAGGATGCGGGCGATGCGCCTGCGATCATTGCCGAAACGCGTGTCGATATCCCGAGCAGCAGCGTGTCCGACGCGGTGATGATGCTCGACCTTCGCAACACCAACGCGCTGCTTTTCGTCAACAGCAAGACCGGCACGCACAACATGGTCTATCGCCGCGACGACGGGACGATCGGATGGGTCGAACCACGATAGGGCTGGATTTTCTCCGCCATCCGGCTTAAGGGCCGCGCCCAACGATGCCCACAGCTGGGATGGCGGGGGGCCTGCCACGACAGATCCGCGATCGCCTGCCAGCAGCTAAGTGTCTGGCGGCGGCCGGCGTTTAACAAGATTTGACCGAGCAATGAATCTTTCTTCTCTTCTTTATCCGGCGACCGTGCGCGCGCATGTGCAGCTCGATTCGAAAAAGGCGCTCTTCCCTTTCGTGGGCGATCTCGCCAGCCGTTCGCTCGGCCTCGATGCCGGCGAAGTCAGCGAAGCCCTGCTCGAACGCGAACGCCTCGGCTCGACCGGGTTCGGTCGTGGTATCGCGCTGCCGCATGCCAAGATGGCCGATCTCGGCGGCGTCCGCGGGCTGTTCCTGCAACTCGCCAAGCCGATCGACTTCAACGCGGTCGACGGCCTGCCGGTCGACCTGCTTTTCATCCTGCTGTCGCCGCTCGACGCGGGTGCCGATCATCTGAAGGCGCTCGCGGGCGTGTCGCGCATGCTGCGCAACGACGCGATTGCCGAGCGGCTGCGCGGCGCGAAGAGCGACGAAGCGCTGTATGCGATGCTCGCCGACACCGAAACGCGTGACGCGGCATAACGCGGCGCCGCGAGTCGCCCTGTGGCGCGGCTGAAGAGCCGCTTCCTCGTCGATCTGCTGCTTCGACGCACCGAGGCGGCGGGCGGATTCGCCACCGTGCTCGCCAAAGGCGATGACACTTCGGGAATCATCCTCGTCCAATGTAGCGAGCGCGGTGAAGCGGGGCCGCTGCTCGAACGCCGTTTTTCCATGGATGGCCACTATATCTGGGAAGCGGTTGGTCCAACCGACGCAAAAGATAGTGAATCGCGCACCAACTATCAGGAGCGGCGGCGAAAGGCCGATCCCGATCTGTGGCTGATTGAACTGGATATCGCAGATGCGCCACAACTCGTCGCGGAGTGGGCTGCGTTAACTTGACTCTGTTGCGGCGCACAATAACTGGCGCCCATTCGATAACGCGTAGGTCGATCCGCGGGTTGCACTGCCCATGCAACGCACCCGACAAAACGGTTTGGACACGCAGTCGGACGATGACCGCAGGCGGCGATACAGGACCATAGTCCCCCGCCTGGTTTGAGAGGTTCGGTTCATCGGCCGCACTTTTGACGGACACTATGAGTCGCATTTTGAACGTAGCCGGCATGGCTGCCGTCGGCATGACTGCCGCCTCCATGCTGCTTCTGGCGGAACCGGGCTTTGCAAGCGATCTTGCGGCCGACGCCAATCTCCCTGCGATCATCCTGCCGGGCGCCGACGCGCCGGCCGCGGATGAAGCGGCGGACCCGCCGACCGATGCCGAACTGCCGGTCGAAGATGACAAGAAAATTGAAAGCGAATCCGCTCCCGAGCCGAAACCGGCCCCGGTGACCGCCGATTCGCTCGCCGAACTCGTCGCCGCGACGCCCAAGCCCGCCGACATCGATCCCGAACTGCGCTGCCTCGCCGGCGCGGTCTATTTCGAATCGCGCGGCGAATCGCTTCCGGGTCAGCTCGCGGTCGCGCATGTCGTGATCAACCGCGCCCAGTCGGGCCGATTCCCCAAGAGCCTGTGCGGCGTCGTCCACCAGAAGAGCCAGTTCAGCTTTGTCCGCGGTGGCAAGATGCCTGCCGTCCGCAACGCCGCGCAGTGGAACAACGCCGTCGCGATCGCGCAGATCGCCCGCGACGGCAGCTGGAAGAACCACGCCCCCGGCGCGCTCTTCTTCCACGCCCGCTATGTCTCGCCGGGTTGGCGCAAGACGCGCATCGCGCAGATCGACAACCACATCTTCTATCGGTGATCCGATGAACGGGATGCAGAGGCATCCCGTTCATTGCCAAGCCATATTTGCTGGCGCATGATGGCGGGATGACGCGTCAAATTTCCGTCGCCCTGCTCTCGGCAGCGGCGCTCGCCCTCGGTGGCTGCGCCACTGCGGTTCCCCCGGTTGAAGTCACGCGCTTCCACGCCAGCGCGCCCGCGGGCTGGGCGCCGGGCACGCGCTACACCGTCGACACCGCCCCGCTCGGTAACGCTGGGGCGATGATCGACGCGCCCTCGCTCGAATGGAACAGCTACCGCACCGCGGTCGAACAGCAATTGCAGCGGCAGGGACTCGTCGCGGCGTCCGACGGCGTGCGCGCGCCCTTGAAGGTGCGCATCGGTTTCGAACGCATGAACCGCGAAGATGTTGGTCGGCGCTCGCCCGTCTCGGTCGGGGTCGGCGGTTCGACCGGCAGCTACGGATCGGGAGTCGGGCTCGGTATCGGCGTCAATCTTGGCGGCGGTCCGAAACGGATGGCCGATCTTCAGCTCGCGGTGCGCATCGACGATGCGGCGAGCGGCCAAGCCCTGTGGGAAGGCCGCGCCGTGACCGTGGTCCCGGTGAAGGCACCCGCCAGCCAGCCCAGCCTCGCGGCGGCGAAATTGGCAGACGCGCTATTCAAGGACTTCCCCGGGGAATCGGGACGCACTATCAGCGTCAAATGACCATCACCATCAACGCCGCTTTCGACAGCGGCAATATCGTCGTGGATGCCGTCGACGGCACGTCCGCCCGCCTGTCGATCCGCAAGGACCGCGACTCGGACTTTTTCCAGTGGTTCCATTTTCGCGTGTCGTGCAGCGTCGGCGATGCGCTCGACCTCGCGATCACGGGGCTCGCCGACTCGGCCTATCCCGACGGCTGGCCGGGCTATGCCGCTTGCGCGAGCACCGATCGCGAAACCTGGTTCCGCCTCGATACAAATTATGATGCCGGCACGCTGACGATCCAGCACACCGCCGAAAGCCCGATCCTCTACATCGCCTATTTCGCGCCTTACTCGATGGAGCGTCATCACGACCTCGTCGCTCAGATCGCCGAATGTGAAGGCGTCACTTATCGCTGCCTCGGCACCAGCCTCGAAGGCCAGTCGATCGATTGCCTCGAACTCGGCACGGGCGAGACGCAGGTCTGGCTCTATGCGCGCCAGCACCCCGGCGAGAGCATGGCCGAATGGTGGATGGAAGGCGCGCTCGAAAAGCTCGTCGATCCGGCCGACCCGCACGCGCGTTCGTTGCGCCAGAAATGCCGCTTCCATATCGTCCCGAACATGAATCCCGACGGTTCGTGCCGCGGCCACCTGCGCACCAATTTCGCGGGCGTGAACCTCAACCGCGAGTGGGACAATCCGACCGCTGAACGCAGCCCCGAAGTGCTCGCTGTGCGCAATGCGATGGACGCGACCGGCGTCGACTGGGCGATGGACGTCCACGGTGACGAAGCGATCCCCGCGGTCTTCCTCGCGGGCTTCGAGGGAATCCCGTCGCTGAAGGCGGAGCAGACCGAAAAATATAAGGCGTTCGAAGCTGCGCTTGCCGCGAACACGCCCGATTTCCAGGTCGACCTTGGTTACGCCGAATCGGCGCCGGGGCAAGCAAATCTGTCGATGTCGACGACGCAGCTTGCCGAGCGTTTCGGCGCGGTGTCGATGACGCTCGAAATGCCCTTCAAGGACAATCGCGACCTGCCCGATCCCGTTGCCGGCTGGTCGCCCGAACGCTCGAAGCTGCTCGCGCACGCGTGCCTCGCGACGCTGGACCAGCTGCTCTGATGCGAAAGGTGGACGCCTGGCGGATCGTCGAGGATGATTTGTCGGGCGTCGCCATCCGCGCGCTGCTCGAAGTGCATTTCGCGGGCATGCTGGCGAACTCGCCGGCCGAAAGCTGTCACTTCCTAGATTTCGACGGGCTGCGCGCCGACGGCGTGACCTTCTGGTCGATTCACCGCGGCGACGAGCTTGCGGGGTGCGGCGCGCTCAAGATGCTGGGTAGCGCGCACGGCGAGATCAAATCGATGCGCACCGCGGAGGGCTTCCTGCGGCAGGGTGTCGCCGCGCATATGCTCGACCATATCATCGACGTCGCGCGCGAACGGGGGCTCGAACGCCTCAGCCTCGAAACCGGTTCGAGCGGGGCGTTCGAACCCGCGATCGCATTATACCAGCGCTACGGTTTCACCGAGTGCGAGCCTTTCGCCGACTATAAACCCGACCCATTCAGCCGCTTCATGACGCGCGCGCTCTAGAAACGAAAACGGGGCCCGGAAGGGACTCCGGACCCCGCAAATTCGTTCAATCTTTAAGCTCGCTTTACGCGGCCTTCTTGTCCGCATCGAACAAGGTCGGCTGCGTGCCGCCGATCGCAATCTTGTGCGGCTTCATCGCCTCGGGCACCTCGCGCACGAGGTCGATCGCGAGCAGGCCGTCCGACAGGTCGGCCTTTTCCACCCGCACGAAGTCGGCGAGCTGGAAACGGCGCTCGAACGCGCGCGTCGCGATGCCGCTATAGAGGAGCTGGCGCCCCTCGCCTTCGGCGACCGGGGCCTTGCGGCCGCTGACGGTCAGCATATTCTGCTGCGCGGTGATGTCGATCTCGTCGGACTTGAAGCCGGCGACCGCGACGGTGATGCGGAAATGGTCGTCGGCGACCTTTTCGATGTCGAAGGGCGGATAATTTTCGGCCCCCGAACCGCCGGTTTCGAGGAAATCGAACAGGCGGTCGAAACCGACGGTCGAACGGCGATAGGGGGTCCAGTCGAAACTGTTACGCATGGATCTTTCTTCCTTTTACAAAGCGAAGTCAGGGACCGCGGCGGCCGCCGCGATCGCCACCCGGCCCCGTGTCGGCGGCCGGATGAAAACAATCTGGTAGCCCTCGAAACCATTTCAAGAGGGCGGTTGGCGTTCGGCGAAAAGCCGCGCTAAAGGGCGGCGACTCTCTTCCAGCGCAAGGATCCGAAATGCCCCAGCTCATCCTCATCCGTCACGGCCAGTCGCAGTGGAATCTCGAAAACCGCTTCACCGGCTGGTGGGATGTCGATGTCACCCAAAAGGGCGTCGCCGAAGCGGTCGCCGCGGGCGAATTGATGAAGGCGAAGGGCATCGCGCCCGACACCTGCTTCACTTCGGTCCAGTCGCGCGCGATCAAGACGCTGAACCTCGCGCTCGAGGCGATGGGCCGCCTCTGGCTCCCCGTCACGAAGGACTGGCGCCTCAACGAGCGTCATTATGGCGGGCTCACCGGGCTCGACAAGGCCGAGACCGCGGCCAAGCATGGCGATGATCAGGTCAAGATCTGGCGTCGCAGCTTCGACATCCCGCCGCCGCCGCTCGAAGCGGGCTCGCCGTGGGACCTGTCGACCGATCCGCGCTACGCCGGCATCGCCATCCCGTCGGCCGAAAGCCTGAAGGATACGATCGAGCGCGTGCTGCCCTATTATGAAACCGCAATCGTCCCCGAACTCGCGGCGGGCAAGACGGTGCTGATCTCGGCGCATGGCAACAGCCTGCGCGCTCTCGTCAAGCATCTCTCGGGCATTTCGGACGCCGACATTACCGGGCTCGAAATCCCGACCGGCCAGCCGATCGTCTATGAGCTGAACGACGATCTGACGGCGCGCGAGCGCTATTATCTGAGCGAGAAGTAAGACCGTGTACCCCGGCGAAAGCCGGGGCCCATGGCTACGCGATACCTAAAGCGTCCCCGTCACCGTCAGCTGGAAAAACCGCCCGAACTTGCGCAGCCTCCGCTCGCTGAACGCCAGCGGCCCGTCGCGCCGGTCGACGAACACCGTCCGGTCGAACCCGTCCTTCATCCCGGCAAGGTTGCGGTACGACAGCTTCACGGTGAAGCCCGCGACATCCTTATGCTCGATGAACGCGGTGACGAAGGGGCCGCCGGTATATTCCTTCTCGATCGCGCCGAGCCGGACATTCGGGCTGTAGCGTTCATCGAAATAGCCAGCGCCCCATGCGAGGTCGGTCTTGGGAATATCGTGGCGAAGGCTGAGGTCGACGACATATTCCTGCCCCTCGCTCTGGTCGCGCCACGCGCCGGTCAGCGGATCGCGCACGCGGTTGCGGCGCCAGGTAATGTCGCTGTTGATCCGCGCGCCCTTCCACCCCAGCCGGTCGAGCAGCAAGGTCGCCTTCGAACTGATGCGATAGAGATGCGACGGCGGCAAATTGCCGCGCCCTTCGGTCGTCGGGGACAGCGGCACCTGATCGACCAGATCCTCGGCATAGGCGTAAGCGAAGGCGACCGACGCATTGCCCCACGCGCCCATGTCCTGCACGAATTCCAGTTCGCTACGATTGACGATCGGCGGCACCAGCTTACCGTTGCCGCCATTGCCCTGCCCGTTCGCGACGTCGACCGAGCTCGCGAAATCGAAAAAGTCGAGCTGGTCGACGCGGCGCTGGAGGAACCAGTTGATCGTCGTCCTGCCGCGAACCTTCCACGCCAGCGCGACCTTGCCCTTCGGCCGGACGAAGCGGCGCGTCAGCCCGTCCGGACCCGACGAGGTCAGCTCGCTATATTCGGCCCCCAGATTGACCTGTGCGGTCAGATTGGACGCGAGCGCACGGCCCCAGGTCAGCGACGCCTCGCCACGCTTTTCCTCGACCCTGGTCCGCTCGCCGCCGAAGGTGACGGGCAGGAAACTGCCATCGGCCTGCAAGGTCGCGAACTCGGAATCGACGTCGAGCGTGTTGTACGCGCCCTCGAGTGCGACCTGCCAGTCGGTACCGCCGCCGGTGCGCCAGCTATATTCGCCGCGCAGGATCGACTCGCCCTCGTCGGCACTCTGCTTGAATCGCTCGCCGGTGCGCCCGCCGATCTCGCGGTCGACGATGAAGCTGTCGACGAAGGGGCTGTGCTCGAACCGGTACAGGGTGATCAGCTTCAGCCGGCCCTTGCCCAGCCCCAGCTCATAATCGCCGCCGATGTCGAAATTATACTCGTCCTCGGTGAAGCGGAACGCCTCGCGCACCGTGCCGGCGCCGGGCTGAACCGAGGTTCCGTCCACCCGCTCGTCGAGCTTGACCAGCTGACCGCCCAGATTGAAATTCCATTTGTTGCCGTTCGCGGTGGTGCGCGCGAGCGCCGCCGACAGGCGCGGCTGGTCGGCGTTGTAGCGGCCGAACTCGTCGCGGACGAACAACAGCTCGCCATTGCTGTCGAACCGCTGTTCGGGACCCCAATGTCCCTGACGCCGCGCCTCATTCTTCAGGCTCAGTGTCACAGTCGTGCCGCCAAGCTTGCCCGTCGCCGAAATCTCGCCGTTCAGCCAGTTCTTGTCGAGCCGCGGGCGCCATTCGGGTTGCCAGCGGATCGTCGTCTTATACCCGCCGCTCCCCGCGCCCGCGACGAGCACAACGTTGGCGACCTGCCCGGTCAGCCCCGGCACATTCAGCCCCGCGCCGTCGACGATGTCGATATAGGCGACCTCGGCGGCGGTGATCCGAGCCAGCGCGGTGC
Coding sequences within it:
- a CDS encoding pyruvate, water dikinase regulatory protein → MGRLHLHLISDSTGETLENIAKAAIAQFDDVEVVRHFWPMVRSESHLDRIMAEVQASPGMILFTLVNGELRVSLERRATALNLPTVAALDAVTDALSRMLGQEAKARPGRQHALDAAYFARVDAIQFTVAHDDGIGWENWEQADIVLAGVSRTSKTPTSIYLANRGFKTANIPIVPESPPPNALFNLKRPMVVGLTTGLDRLVQVRRNRLLSLNQAPETSYVDDERVKAELAYARRMFADNGWPVIDVTRRSIEETAAAVIKLVEDRSPA
- a CDS encoding Maf family protein, which codes for MTLLLASQSSGRAAMLRAAGLTFETSAAHVDEEALTASLLAAGQTPRNIADALAEAKAVKISSRLPGVTVIGADSTLALDDGTMLAKPESPEDAADHLRRMAGARHRLFSAAVAARDGAPVWRAIGEAKLWMRPLSDAFIADYVAREWDSIRWTVGCYEIEGAGVQLFERVEGDPWTIIGMPMLPLLAWLRTTGLAPQ
- the aroE gene encoding shikimate dehydrogenase → MSTPYAEVIGDPIAQSKSPLIHGFWLEALGLAGDYRRAHVKPDDLAAYIAERRGDPDWRGCNVTMPHKAAVMDLVEDPGDIRGTIGAMNTVVRQQDGSLIGTNTDAAGFYSPLAELDLEGAPVAVVGAGGAARAVLFALARAHVGPVTILNRSPLKAMGLLATFGLKGDVVALDAQLPPVSLLVNSSSLGMKSQPPLDLDLSPLPGDAIVYDLVYSPLQTGLLKAAEARGLDTVDGLDMLIGQAALAFELFFGKSPPEGRDEELRALLTA
- the coaE gene encoding dephospho-CoA kinase (Dephospho-CoA kinase (CoaE) performs the final step in coenzyme A biosynthesis.), with the protein product MTHHKRLGSRLRRPFILGLTGSIGMGKSTAAAMFVREGVPVFDADAEVHRLQGPGGALVAAIEARFPGTTGAKGVDRKKLGALVLGNTHELAALEAIVHPAVGKAQKRFLARHRARDVVVLDIPLLFEKGGWRKVGAIAVVSAPAWMQRKRVMRRPGMTAAKLKAIRRLQVPDRVKRSRANFIIETGRPKSETHRQIRFIASCFRAR
- the dnaQ gene encoding DNA polymerase III subunit epsilon codes for the protein MREIIFDTETTGFDPKSGDRLVEIGCVELVDRRETGVTFHAYFNPERDMPAAAEAVHGLSIQFLSDKPLFATRVDELIEFLGDAPLVAHNAAFDFGFVNAELARAGRPALDMARMCCTVQMARKLHPGAKHSLDALCTRYGIDRSHRVKHGALLDAELLAHLYIEMTGGRQIGLGLAASAGASETMVVSAPAARGPDRPFREPRPHMASAAELARHAEFVAGLNQPLWLDTV
- the hpf gene encoding ribosome hibernation-promoting factor, HPF/YfiA family, whose translation is MEIRVSGHQIETGEALQSHVSDRMNAIADKYFSRAIGAHATFGKGPHDSFQCDIVAHVMQGLVLKGHGQAQDAHVAFEGAAERIEKQLRRYMRRLKDRNNGPAEPSPTVDEIEDNASYIVFDGGGDDEDAGDAPAIIAETRVDIPSSSVSDAVMMLDLRNTNALLFVNSKTGTHNMVYRRDDGTIGWVEPR
- a CDS encoding PTS sugar transporter subunit IIA; protein product: MNLSSLLYPATVRAHVQLDSKKALFPFVGDLASRSLGLDAGEVSEALLERERLGSTGFGRGIALPHAKMADLGGVRGLFLQLAKPIDFNAVDGLPVDLLFILLSPLDAGADHLKALAGVSRMLRNDAIAERLRGAKSDEALYAMLADTETRDAA
- a CDS encoding DUF1491 family protein yields the protein MARLKSRFLVDLLLRRTEAAGGFATVLAKGDDTSGIILVQCSERGEAGPLLERRFSMDGHYIWEAVGPTDAKDSESRTNYQERRRKADPDLWLIELDIADAPQLVAEWAALT
- a CDS encoding cell wall hydrolase yields the protein MSRILNVAGMAAVGMTAASMLLLAEPGFASDLAADANLPAIILPGADAPAADEAADPPTDAELPVEDDKKIESESAPEPKPAPVTADSLAELVAATPKPADIDPELRCLAGAVYFESRGESLPGQLAVAHVVINRAQSGRFPKSLCGVVHQKSQFSFVRGGKMPAVRNAAQWNNAVAIAQIARDGSWKNHAPGALFFHARYVSPGWRKTRIAQIDNHIFYR
- a CDS encoding DUF4136 domain-containing protein, which gives rise to MTRQISVALLSAAALALGGCATAVPPVEVTRFHASAPAGWAPGTRYTVDTAPLGNAGAMIDAPSLEWNSYRTAVEQQLQRQGLVAASDGVRAPLKVRIGFERMNREDVGRRSPVSVGVGGSTGSYGSGVGLGIGVNLGGGPKRMADLQLAVRIDDAASGQALWEGRAVTVVPVKAPASQPSLAAAKLADALFKDFPGESGRTISVK
- a CDS encoding M14-type cytosolic carboxypeptidase — translated: MTITINAAFDSGNIVVDAVDGTSARLSIRKDRDSDFFQWFHFRVSCSVGDALDLAITGLADSAYPDGWPGYAACASTDRETWFRLDTNYDAGTLTIQHTAESPILYIAYFAPYSMERHHDLVAQIAECEGVTYRCLGTSLEGQSIDCLELGTGETQVWLYARQHPGESMAEWWMEGALEKLVDPADPHARSLRQKCRFHIVPNMNPDGSCRGHLRTNFAGVNLNREWDNPTAERSPEVLAVRNAMDATGVDWAMDVHGDEAIPAVFLAGFEGIPSLKAEQTEKYKAFEAALAANTPDFQVDLGYAESAPGQANLSMSTTQLAERFGAVSMTLEMPFKDNRDLPDPVAGWSPERSKLLAHACLATLDQLL
- a CDS encoding GNAT family N-acetyltransferase, which produces MRKVDAWRIVEDDLSGVAIRALLEVHFAGMLANSPAESCHFLDFDGLRADGVTFWSIHRGDELAGCGALKMLGSAHGEIKSMRTAEGFLRQGVAAHMLDHIIDVARERGLERLSLETGSSGAFEPAIALYQRYGFTECEPFADYKPDPFSRFMTRAL
- a CDS encoding Hsp20 family protein — its product is MRNSFDWTPYRRSTVGFDRLFDFLETGGSGAENYPPFDIEKVADDHFRITVAVAGFKSDEIDITAQQNMLTVSGRKAPVAEGEGRQLLYSGIATRAFERRFQLADFVRVEKADLSDGLLAIDLVREVPEAMKPHKIAIGGTQPTLFDADKKAA
- the gpmA gene encoding 2,3-diphosphoglycerate-dependent phosphoglycerate mutase; amino-acid sequence: MPQLILIRHGQSQWNLENRFTGWWDVDVTQKGVAEAVAAGELMKAKGIAPDTCFTSVQSRAIKTLNLALEAMGRLWLPVTKDWRLNERHYGGLTGLDKAETAAKHGDDQVKIWRRSFDIPPPPLEAGSPWDLSTDPRYAGIAIPSAESLKDTIERVLPYYETAIVPELAAGKTVLISAHGNSLRALVKHLSGISDADITGLEIPTGQPIVYELNDDLTARERYYLSEK